A single Vulpes vulpes isolate BD-2025 chromosome 16, VulVul3, whole genome shotgun sequence DNA region contains:
- the CYP2D6 gene encoding cytochrome P450 2D6 isoform X1, whose amino-acid sequence MGLLTGDTLGPLAVAVAIFLLLVDLMHRRRRWATRYPPGPLPVPMVGNLLQMDFQEPICYFSQLQGRFGNVFSLELAWTPVVVLNGLEAVREALVHRSEDTADRPPMAIYDHLGFGPESQGLFLARYGRAWREQRRFSLSTLRNFGLGRKSLEQWVTEEASCLCAAFAEQAGRPFSPAALLNKAVSNVISSLTYGRRFEYDDPRLLQLLELSQQALKQDSGFLREALNSIPVLLHIPGLASKVFSAQKAFITLTNEMIQEHRKTRDPTQPPRHLIDAFVDEIEKAKGNPKTSFNEENLCMVTSDLFIAGMVSTSITLTWALLLMILHPDVQRRVQQEIDEVIGREQPPEMGDQTRMPFTVAVIHEVQRFGDIVPLGVPHMTSRDTEVQGFLIPKGTTLITNLSSVLKDEKVWKKPFRFYPEHFLDAQGHFVKQEAFMPFSAGRRVCLGEPLARMELFLFFTCLLQRFSFSVPAGQPQPSDHGVFTFLKVPAPFQLCVEPR is encoded by the exons ATGGGGCTGCTGACCGGGGACACGCTGGGGCCCCTGGCCGTAGCCGTGGCCATCTTCCTGCTCCTGGTAGACCTGATGCACCGGCGCAGGCGCTGGGCCACACGCTACCCGCCGGGCCCCTTGCCAGTGCCCATGGTGGGCAACCTGCTGCAGATGGACTTCCAGGAACCAATCTGCTACTTCAGCCAG CTGCAGGGCCGCTTCGGAAACGTGTTCAGCCTGGAGCTGGCCTGGACGCCGGTGGTCGTGCTCAACGGCCTGGAGGCCGTGCGCGAGGCCCTGGTGCACCGCAGCGAGGACACTGCCGACCGCCCACCTATGGCGATCTATGACCACCTGGGTTTCGGGCCAGAATCCCAAG GGTTGTTCCTGGCGCGCTACGGGCGCGCGTGGCGCGAGCAGCGGCGCTTCTCGCTGTCCACCCTGCGCAACTTCGGCCTGGGCAGGAAGTCCCTGGAGCAGTGGGTGACCGAGGAGGCCTCGTGCCTCTGCGCGGCCTTCGCCGAGCAGGCGG GACGCCCCTTCAGCCCCGCCGCGCTGCTGAACAAGGCGGTGAGCAACGTGATCTCGTCGCTCACCTACGGGCGCCGCTTCGAGTACGACGACCCGCGGCTGCTCCAGCTGCTGGAGCTCAGCCAGCAGGCGCTGAAGCAGGACTCCGGCTTCCTGCGTGAG GCCCTGAACTCCATCCCCGTGCTCCTGCACATCCCGGGACTGGCCAGCAAGGTCTTCTCAGCGCAGAAGGCCTTCATAACCCTGACAAATGAAATGATCCAGGAGCACAGGAAGACCCGGgaccccacccagccaccccgaCACCTGATCGACGCCTTCGTGGATGAGATAGAAAAA GCCAAAGGGAACCCCAAGACCAGCTTCAATGAGGAGAACCTGTGCATGGTGACCTCTGACCTGTTCATCGCTGGGATGGTGTCTACCTCAATCACGCTGACCTGGGCCCTCCTGCTCATGATCCTGCACCCGGACGTGCAGC GACGTGTCCAGCAGGAGATAGATGAGGTGATAGGGCGGGAGCAGCCACCAGAGATGGGAGACCAGACCCGTATGCCCTTCACCGTGGCCGTGATCCATGAGGTGCAGCGTTTTGGGGACATCGTCCCACTCGGTGTGCCCCACATGACGTCCCGAGACACTGAAGTGCAGGGCTTCCTCATCCCCAAG GGGACGACACTCATCACCAACCTGTCGTCAGTGCTAAAGGACGAGAAGGTCTGGAAGAAGCCCTTCCGCTTCTACCCCGAGCACTTCCTGGACGCCCAGGGCCACTTTGTCAAGCAGGAGGCCTTCATGCCCTTCTCTGCAG GCCGCCGCGTCTGCCTCGGGGAGCCCCTGGCCCGCATGgagctcttcctcttcttcacctGCCTCCTGCAGCGCTTCAGCTTTTCAGTGcctgctgggcagccccagcccagcgACCACGGGGTCTTCACCTTCCTGAAGGTTCCAGCCCCCTTCCAGCTCTGTGTGGAGCCTCGCTAG
- the CYP2D6 gene encoding cytochrome P450 2D6 isoform X2, translating into MGLLTGDTLGPLAVAVAIFLLLVDLMHRRRRWATRYPPGPLPVPMVGNLLQMDFQEPICYFSQLQGRFGNVFSLELAWTPVVVLNGLEAVREALVHRSEDTADRPPMAIYDHLGFGPESQGLFLARYGRAWREQRRFSLSTLRNFGLGRKSLEQWVTEEASCLCAAFAEQAGRPFSPAALLNKAVSNVISSLTYGRRFEYDDPRLLQLLELSQQALKQDSGFLREALNSIPVLLHIPGLASKVFSAQKAFITLTNEMIQEHRKTRDPTQPPRHLIDAFVDEIEKAKGNPKTSFNEENLCMVTSDLFIAGMVSTSITLTWALLLMILHPDVQRVRRRSPDPWVLITVGMLVCPGRVQQEIDEVIGREQPPEMGDQTRMPFTVAVIHEVQRFGDIVPLGVPHMTSRDTEVQGFLIPKGTTLITNLSSVLKDEKVWKKPFRFYPEHFLDAQGHFVKQEAFMPFSAGRRVCLGEPLARMELFLFFTCLLQRFSFSVPAGQPQPSDHGVFTFLKVPAPFQLCVEPR; encoded by the exons ATGGGGCTGCTGACCGGGGACACGCTGGGGCCCCTGGCCGTAGCCGTGGCCATCTTCCTGCTCCTGGTAGACCTGATGCACCGGCGCAGGCGCTGGGCCACACGCTACCCGCCGGGCCCCTTGCCAGTGCCCATGGTGGGCAACCTGCTGCAGATGGACTTCCAGGAACCAATCTGCTACTTCAGCCAG CTGCAGGGCCGCTTCGGAAACGTGTTCAGCCTGGAGCTGGCCTGGACGCCGGTGGTCGTGCTCAACGGCCTGGAGGCCGTGCGCGAGGCCCTGGTGCACCGCAGCGAGGACACTGCCGACCGCCCACCTATGGCGATCTATGACCACCTGGGTTTCGGGCCAGAATCCCAAG GGTTGTTCCTGGCGCGCTACGGGCGCGCGTGGCGCGAGCAGCGGCGCTTCTCGCTGTCCACCCTGCGCAACTTCGGCCTGGGCAGGAAGTCCCTGGAGCAGTGGGTGACCGAGGAGGCCTCGTGCCTCTGCGCGGCCTTCGCCGAGCAGGCGG GACGCCCCTTCAGCCCCGCCGCGCTGCTGAACAAGGCGGTGAGCAACGTGATCTCGTCGCTCACCTACGGGCGCCGCTTCGAGTACGACGACCCGCGGCTGCTCCAGCTGCTGGAGCTCAGCCAGCAGGCGCTGAAGCAGGACTCCGGCTTCCTGCGTGAG GCCCTGAACTCCATCCCCGTGCTCCTGCACATCCCGGGACTGGCCAGCAAGGTCTTCTCAGCGCAGAAGGCCTTCATAACCCTGACAAATGAAATGATCCAGGAGCACAGGAAGACCCGGgaccccacccagccaccccgaCACCTGATCGACGCCTTCGTGGATGAGATAGAAAAA GCCAAAGGGAACCCCAAGACCAGCTTCAATGAGGAGAACCTGTGCATGGTGACCTCTGACCTGTTCATCGCTGGGATGGTGTCTACCTCAATCACGCTGACCTGGGCCCTCCTGCTCATGATCCTGCACCCGGACGTGCAGC GCGTCAGACGTCGGAGTCCAGACCCCTGGGTTCTGATCACTGTGGGGATGCTTGTGTGTCCAGGACGTGTCCAGCAGGAGATAGATGAGGTGATAGGGCGGGAGCAGCCACCAGAGATGGGAGACCAGACCCGTATGCCCTTCACCGTGGCCGTGATCCATGAGGTGCAGCGTTTTGGGGACATCGTCCCACTCGGTGTGCCCCACATGACGTCCCGAGACACTGAAGTGCAGGGCTTCCTCATCCCCAAG GGGACGACACTCATCACCAACCTGTCGTCAGTGCTAAAGGACGAGAAGGTCTGGAAGAAGCCCTTCCGCTTCTACCCCGAGCACTTCCTGGACGCCCAGGGCCACTTTGTCAAGCAGGAGGCCTTCATGCCCTTCTCTGCAG GCCGCCGCGTCTGCCTCGGGGAGCCCCTGGCCCGCATGgagctcttcctcttcttcacctGCCTCCTGCAGCGCTTCAGCTTTTCAGTGcctgctgggcagccccagcccagcgACCACGGGGTCTTCACCTTCCTGAAGGTTCCAGCCCCCTTCCAGCTCTGTGTGGAGCCTCGCTAG
- the LOC112934003 gene encoding uncharacterized protein — MDKCYPVTTQRRRVKSEKKPASEAVPPKAKGGLNGAAPEGETDILSQHEGEAAGPGPAGKEVAEEEEVAGVPGWEENTQVRKETAVYASEASEMESKEGRPGGWVPQLLRKLWLDWFPAPDIPKTQNHERPSTQ; from the exons ATGGATAAGTGCTACCCTGTGACCACTCAG AGACGCAGAGTCAAGAGCGAGAAGAAGCCAGCCTCTGAG GCTGTGCCCCCCAAGGCGAAGGGAGGACTGAATGGTGCTGCCCCTGAGGGGGAGACTGACATCTTGTCTCAGCATGAGGGGGAAGCAGCCGGCCCTGGGCCCGCTGGGAAGGAGGTGGCTgaggaggaagaagtggcagGGGTCCCAGGCTGGGAG GAAAACACCCAGGTCCGCAAGGAGACTGCAGTATACGCCTCTG AGGCCTCTGAGATGGAGAGTAAGGAGGGAAGGCCTGGGGGCTGGGTCCCCCAGCTCCTGAGGAAGCTCTGGTTGGACTGGTTCCCAGCCCCTGACATCCCGAAGACTCAGAACCACGAACGACCAAGCACCCAATAA